A stretch of Fundicoccus culcitae DNA encodes these proteins:
- a CDS encoding ABC transporter substrate-binding protein/permease, which translates to MKYFKWLSLTLVVMLLTMIGAPALAQQVAAQNDEPTYVIATDTTFAPFEYQDEKGDFVGIDMDLIAAIADDQGFKYEIRPLGFNAALQAVESGQVDGMIAGMSITDARRETFDFSDTYFSAGVQFAVLDDSEFQSLEDLAGENVAVKTGTQGMAVAESVADDYGFTLTAFEDSVNMYEDLLAGNSVAVIEDYPVMAYAAETGGIPLRFIGEQMEVADYGFAVKKGDNSELIDMFNAGLSNLQASGEYDAIIAAHLGENDLVTEETVSESDVVAVDESDETVVVADPDTTYVIGTDTTFAPFEFQDEAGNYVGIDMDLLAAIAQNQGFNYELRPLGFNPALQAVEAGQVDGMIAGMSITDARRESFDFSDTYFSAGVQFAVLDDSEFQTLEDLEGENVAVKTGTQGMAVAESLADDYGFTITIFEDSVNMYEDLQAGNSVAVIEDYPVMAYAAETGGIPLRFIGEQMEVADYGFAVQKGQNGDLLALFNQGLANLKESGEYDAIVAGYLGEGSNESTMSSDTAEVVADPDTTYVIGTDTTFAPFEFQDEAGNYVGIDMDLLAAIAEDQGFEYEIRPLGFNAALQAVEAGQVDGMIAGMSITDARRESFDFSDTYFSAGVQFAVLDDSEFQTLEDLEGENVAVKTGTQGMAVAESLADDYGFTITIFEDSVNMYEDLQASNSVAVIEDYPVMAYAAETGGIPLRFIGEQMEVADYGFAVQKGQNSDLLALFNQGLSNLQASGEYDAIIANYLGEDTTASTSMTDATTVIADPAITYVIGTDTTFAPFEFQDENGDYVGIDMDLLAAIAEDQGFEYEIRPLGFNAALQAVEAGQVDGMIAGMSITDARRESFDFSDTYFSAGVQFAVLDDSEFQTLEDLEGENVAVKTGTQGMAVAESLADDYGFTITIFEDSVNMYEDLQASNSVAVIEDYPVMAYAAETGGIPLRFIGEQLEVADYGFAVQKGQNSDLLTLFNQGLSNIQASGEYDDIVETYLGESEEEAELVEETTQSTNQFVSLIQENGKALMNGLWTTLWVTLVSFAIAAVLGVVIGLMRTSDNLILSIIAQIYIDIMRGMPLIVLAFFIYFGFPQLTGLQFGAYTAGITTLSLNAAAYIAEIVRGGINAVDIGQAEAARSLGLNQSKTMRRVILPQAFRIMIPSFINQFVITLKDTSILSVIGLVELTQTGRIIIARTYQSGAMWLIIGLMYIILITILTKISNRLEKEL; encoded by the coding sequence ATGAAGTATTTTAAATGGTTATCTTTAACGTTAGTTGTCATGCTGTTAACAATGATTGGAGCACCAGCCTTGGCGCAACAAGTTGCAGCTCAAAATGACGAACCTACCTATGTGATTGCAACAGATACTACCTTTGCTCCTTTTGAGTACCAAGATGAGAAGGGTGATTTTGTTGGCATTGATATGGATTTAATCGCAGCTATTGCTGACGACCAAGGATTTAAGTATGAAATTCGTCCATTAGGCTTTAATGCGGCCCTACAAGCTGTCGAAAGTGGTCAAGTTGACGGTATGATTGCGGGGATGAGTATTACTGATGCCCGTCGTGAAACCTTTGATTTTTCTGATACGTATTTTTCAGCGGGCGTTCAATTTGCCGTATTGGATGATAGTGAGTTCCAGTCTTTAGAAGATTTAGCTGGTGAGAATGTAGCGGTTAAAACCGGGACGCAAGGGATGGCGGTTGCTGAGTCTGTTGCTGATGACTATGGTTTTACCCTTACAGCTTTTGAAGACTCGGTGAATATGTATGAAGATTTATTAGCGGGTAACTCGGTGGCGGTCATTGAAGATTATCCGGTTATGGCTTATGCGGCTGAAACAGGTGGGATTCCATTACGCTTTATTGGTGAACAAATGGAAGTGGCTGATTATGGCTTTGCTGTAAAAAAAGGTGATAATTCAGAACTAATTGACATGTTTAACGCCGGTTTAAGTAACCTTCAAGCTTCAGGTGAGTATGATGCGATTATAGCGGCACATTTAGGTGAAAATGATTTAGTAACAGAGGAAACAGTGTCTGAATCGGATGTAGTAGCAGTTGACGAATCGGATGAGACGGTCGTTGTGGCTGACCCAGATACAACGTATGTGATTGGTACGGATACAACGTTTGCTCCTTTTGAATTCCAAGATGAAGCAGGTAATTATGTTGGGATTGATATGGATTTATTAGCTGCCATCGCTCAAAACCAAGGCTTTAATTATGAGCTACGTCCGTTAGGGTTTAATCCTGCTTTACAAGCTGTTGAAGCAGGACAAGTAGATGGTATGATTGCGGGGATGAGTATTACTGATGCTCGTCGGGAAAGCTTTGATTTTTCTGATACGTACTTCTCTGCTGGGGTCCAATTTGCTGTTTTAGATGATAGTGAATTCCAAACCTTAGAAGATTTAGAGGGCGAAAATGTTGCGGTTAAGACGGGGACACAAGGAATGGCTGTTGCTGAATCCTTAGCGGATGACTATGGCTTTACTATTACCATCTTCGAAGATTCAGTGAATATGTATGAAGACTTACAAGCGGGTAATTCGGTGGCTGTTATAGAAGATTATCCGGTTATGGCTTATGCGGCCGAAACAGGTGGGATCCCATTACGTTTTATTGGTGAACAAATGGAAGTGGCTGATTATGGATTTGCGGTTCAAAAAGGCCAAAATGGTGATTTATTAGCGTTGTTCAATCAAGGATTAGCCAACTTGAAAGAATCTGGTGAATATGATGCAATTGTTGCTGGTTACTTAGGTGAAGGTAGTAATGAATCAACAATGTCTTCTGATACAGCTGAGGTAGTGGCTGACCCAGATACAACGTATGTGATTGGTACGGATACAACATTTGCTCCTTTTGAATTCCAAGATGAAGCAGGTAATTATGTTGGGATTGATATGGATTTATTGGCTGCTATTGCTGAAGACCAAGGTTTTGAGTATGAAATTCGTCCGTTAGGGTTTAATGCTGCTTTACAAGCTGTTGAAGCAGGACAAGTAGATGGTATGATTGCGGGGATGAGTATTACTGATGCTCGTCGGGAAAGTTTTGATTTTTCTGATACGTATTTTTCAGCGGGCGTTCAATTTGCTGTTTTAGATGATAGTGAATTCCAAACCTTAGAAGATTTAGAAGGCGAAAATGTTGCGGTTAAGACGGGGACACAAGGAATGGCTGTTGCTGAATCCTTAGCGGATGACTATGGGTTTACTATTACCATCTTCGAAGATTCAGTGAATATGTATGAAGACTTACAAGCGAGTAATTCGGTGGCTGTTATAGAAGATTATCCGGTTATGGCCTATGCGGCTGAAACAGGTGGGATCCCATTACGTTTTATTGGTGAACAAATGGAAGTAGCTGATTATGGTTTTGCGGTTCAAAAAGGCCAAAACAGTGATCTATTAGCATTATTCAATCAAGGGTTGAGTAATTTACAAGCATCAGGAGAATATGATGCGATTATTGCTAATTATTTGGGAGAAGATACAACGGCATCAACTTCAATGACAGATGCAACAACTGTTATTGCTGATCCAGCTATAACTTATGTGATTGGTACAGATACAACATTTGCACCGTTTGAATTTCAAGATGAGAATGGTGATTATGTTGGGATTGATATGGATTTATTGGCTGCTATTGCTGAAGACCAAGGTTTTGAGTATGAAATTCGTCCGTTAGGGTTTAATGCTGCTTTACAAGCTGTTGAAGCAGGACAAGTAGATGGTATGATTGCGGGGATGAGTATTACTGATGCTCGTCGGGAAAGTTTTGATTTTTCTGATACGTATTTTTCAGCGGGCGTTCAATTTGCTGTTTTAGATGATAGTGAATTCCAAACCTTAGAAGATTTAGAAGGCGAAAATGTTGCGGTTAAGACGGGGACACAAGGAATGGCTGTTGCTGAATCCTTAGCGGATGACTATGGGTTTACTATTACCATCTTCGAAGATTCAGTGAATATGTATGAAGACTTACAAGCGAGTAATTCGGTGGCTGTTATAGAAGATTATCCGGTTATGGCTTATGCGGCTGAAACAGGTGGGATCCCATTACGTTTTATTGGTGAACAATTAGAAGTAGCTGACTATGGTTTTGCGGTTCAAAAAGGCCAAAACAGTGATCTATTGACTTTATTCAATCAAGGGTTGAGTAATATTCAGGCTTCAGGAGAATACGATGACATTGTCGAAACTTATTTAGGTGAGTCTGAAGAAGAAGCGGAATTAGTTGAGGAAACAACCCAATCCACCAATCAATTTGTTAGTTTGATTCAAGAAAATGGGAAAGCCTTAATGAATGGATTATGGACGACCTTGTGGGTGACGCTCGTTTCATTCGCCATAGCTGCCGTTCTTGGTGTTGTGATTGGATTAATGCGGACATCAGATAATTTAATTTTATCCATAATTGCTCAAATCTATATTGATATTATGCGTGGTATGCCATTAATTGTATTAGCGTTCTTTATCTACTTTGGTTTCCCACAATTGACCGGATTACAATTCGGTGCTTATACTGCTGGAATAACCACTTTAAGTTTAAATGCGGCTGCTTATATAGCCGAGATTGTACGCGGGGGTATTAATGCCGTTGATATTGGCCAAGCTGAAGCTGCACGTAGTCTAGGTTTGAACCAAAGTAAGACAATGAGACGCGTTATTTTACCACAAGCCTTCAGAATTATGATTCCATCTTTCATCAATCAATTTGTTATTACCTTGAAAGATACTTCAATTTTATCCGTCATTGGTTTAGTGGAATTAACCCAAACCGGGCGTATAATCATTGCACGTACTTATCAATCAGGTGCTATGTGGTTAATCATTGGCTTAATGTATATCATCCTAATTACGATATTAACTAAGATTTCAAATAGACTTGAAAAGGAGCTGTAA
- a CDS encoding helix-turn-helix domain-containing protein yields the protein MHYGRLLKRFRESKKITQAQLVDESITPQFLSKYENGKSDIKLSTFLILLDRLNVSIAEFNTELRGLEPSPQSKFLKELNQAKHSKNKIFLRDLIKQQKQLSSKSQNPRYQHNIILANQMVCYISNQPYDSEQAEVISNYLKSVEHWGIYELTLFGNSIFFFNTVQLNSFVSIILSKTNKYSAALRQKDEFAKIMLNMINFCLFNDEIETSESLFVKLESILKGKRYFYQENQLNYLYGIYYIQMNEVSKGKEYCDKAIEILIHFKDYDSANAKQEELDKLLESIGFYSNLSIT from the coding sequence ATGCATTACGGTAGACTATTAAAACGCTTTCGAGAATCAAAAAAAATAACGCAAGCGCAATTGGTCGATGAATCAATCACCCCACAGTTTTTGTCTAAATATGAAAATGGTAAATCAGATATTAAACTATCTACCTTTTTAATATTATTAGATCGTTTGAATGTCAGTATTGCTGAATTTAATACTGAATTGCGTGGTTTAGAGCCTTCACCTCAAAGTAAATTTTTAAAAGAGTTAAATCAAGCAAAACACTCTAAAAATAAGATTTTTTTACGAGACCTAATTAAACAACAAAAACAATTATCAAGTAAATCCCAAAATCCACGTTACCAACATAATATCATACTTGCTAACCAAATGGTTTGTTATATTAGCAATCAACCCTATGATTCTGAACAAGCCGAAGTAATTTCAAATTACTTAAAATCAGTCGAACACTGGGGTATCTACGAATTAACCTTATTTGGAAACAGTATTTTCTTTTTTAATACAGTACAATTGAATTCTTTCGTTTCAATTATTTTATCTAAAACAAATAAATATAGTGCAGCCTTAAGACAAAAAGATGAATTTGCAAAAATAATGCTAAACATGATTAACTTTTGTCTCTTTAATGATGAAATTGAAACCTCGGAAAGTCTTTTTGTAAAATTGGAATCTATTTTAAAAGGGAAAAGATATTTTTATCAAGAAAATCAGTTGAATTACCTATATGGCATTTACTATATTCAAATGAATGAGGTTTCAAAAGGTAAAGAATATTGCGATAAAGCGATAGAAATTTTAATCCACTTTAAAGATTATGATAGCGCGAATGCTAAGCAAGAGGAGCTAGACAAACTTCTTGAATCAATTGGTTTCTATTCTAATTTGTCCATAACTTAA
- a CDS encoding ABC transporter ATP-binding protein, with amino-acid sequence MKIIEVKNISKKYGNAVVIDDVSCSFEEGKIHGIIGRNGAGKTLLMKSICGFILPDEGEIIVRGKSLSNKKNTIPEDFGIIIESPGFLPAFTGYGNLKYLASLQGKIGKAEIEEVLDTVGLGHAKGVKVSKYSMGMRQRLGIAQAIMENQSILVLDEPMNGLDNQGVKDMRKLFLSLKEEGKTILLASHNREDIMVLCDSVMEMDHGKVIDLRYQNPESISS; translated from the coding sequence TTGAAAATTATTGAAGTCAAAAACATATCGAAAAAGTATGGAAATGCAGTTGTTATTGATGATGTTTCATGTAGCTTTGAAGAAGGTAAGATCCATGGAATAATCGGCCGGAATGGTGCTGGGAAGACCCTATTAATGAAATCAATTTGCGGTTTTATTTTACCTGATGAAGGAGAAATTATCGTTCGAGGGAAATCACTAAGTAATAAAAAGAATACTATCCCAGAAGATTTTGGGATAATCATTGAATCACCTGGCTTTTTACCTGCTTTTACTGGGTATGGTAATCTAAAATATCTAGCTTCGTTGCAAGGAAAAATTGGAAAAGCCGAAATTGAAGAAGTATTGGATACCGTTGGATTAGGGCACGCTAAAGGTGTTAAAGTAAGTAAATATTCTATGGGTATGCGTCAACGATTAGGGATTGCTCAAGCAATAATGGAAAATCAATCCATTTTAGTTTTAGATGAACCGATGAATGGATTAGATAACCAAGGGGTAAAAGACATGCGAAAATTATTTTTAAGTTTAAAAGAAGAAGGCAAAACTATTCTACTAGCTAGTCATAATAGAGAAGATATTATGGTCTTGTGTGATTCAGTTATGGAAATGGATCACGGCAAAGTGATTGATTTGAGATATCAAAATCCTGAATCCATATCGTCATAG
- a CDS encoding ABC transporter substrate-binding protein: MSKWVKKLAKVTLATSLFATIGGLTVDAASDDPNAFTLYSNKSETQEALTNYAAAWGEANGVDVTIKVCSGACSLGDQLKADFTAGEGPDVFVIEGQSGYDLWADMLQPISGDWVDQTEFEFIQNDEVYGFPVSVEGYGLAYNADLLAEAGIDPETLNSFEAVAAAFADLDARKDELGLTSVVANATMEGETWIMGNHDFNAYLGNLLPNGDRTVTEQVVAGETDADRMAGYADWVELLFNYTDPQMLTVGTQDDMDIAFASGQTAFLHQGNWKDPNLAQLEADFAMGFIPYQTSHEENADGLFIGAPSYYVVNNETGALDSINKFFEDMVSTPEGQDFMVNQANMISAFSTTEETPAAPLSAFLADWISAEKPVYSFDNTYFMPDGFGMNNLGPIYGQFAQGNVDKAQFIELMTAEIAKVPELLGN; encoded by the coding sequence ATGTCAAAATGGGTTAAAAAGTTGGCAAAAGTCACTTTAGCAACCAGTTTGTTTGCTACTATCGGAGGATTAACGGTGGACGCCGCATCTGACGATCCAAATGCCTTTACACTTTATTCAAATAAAAGCGAGACTCAAGAAGCCTTAACGAATTATGCAGCTGCATGGGGCGAAGCAAATGGTGTGGATGTGACCATCAAAGTGTGTTCAGGTGCCTGTTCATTAGGTGACCAACTAAAAGCTGATTTTACCGCCGGAGAAGGTCCAGACGTATTTGTTATTGAAGGACAAAGTGGCTATGATTTATGGGCAGATATGTTGCAACCCATTTCTGGTGATTGGGTAGACCAAACTGAATTTGAATTTATCCAAAATGACGAAGTCTATGGCTTCCCGGTATCTGTTGAAGGTTATGGTTTAGCTTATAATGCTGATTTACTGGCTGAAGCTGGTATTGATCCTGAAACATTAAACTCGTTTGAAGCTGTAGCGGCAGCGTTTGCTGATTTAGATGCGCGTAAAGATGAATTAGGCTTAACTTCTGTTGTGGCGAATGCAACCATGGAAGGTGAAACTTGGATTATGGGTAACCATGACTTTAATGCTTACCTCGGAAACTTATTACCAAATGGTGACCGTACCGTAACTGAACAAGTGGTTGCGGGTGAAACAGATGCTGATCGTATGGCTGGTTATGCTGACTGGGTTGAATTGTTATTTAATTATACGGATCCTCAAATGTTAACGGTTGGTACACAAGATGATATGGATATTGCCTTTGCTTCTGGTCAAACAGCCTTTTTACACCAAGGTAACTGGAAAGATCCTAACTTAGCGCAATTAGAAGCTGATTTTGCCATGGGCTTCATTCCTTATCAAACATCACATGAAGAAAATGCCGACGGCTTGTTCATTGGAGCTCCTTCTTACTATGTAGTCAACAATGAAACAGGTGCTTTAGATTCAATTAATAAATTCTTTGAAGACATGGTTTCAACACCTGAAGGTCAAGATTTCATGGTTAACCAAGCAAATATGATCTCGGCTTTCTCTACAACTGAAGAAACACCAGCTGCACCATTATCTGCTTTCTTAGCTGATTGGATTTCGGCTGAGAAACCTGTGTATTCATTTGATAATACCTACTTTATGCCAGATGGCTTTGGTATGAATAACTTAGGGCCAATCTATGGACAATTTGCACAAGGTAATGTAGATAAGGCACAATTTATTGAATTAATGACAGCAGAAATTGCTAAAGTTCCTGAATTATTAGGCAACTAG
- the rpmG gene encoding 50S ribosomal protein L33 yields the protein MRVNILLACEETGERLYLTSKNRRNNPERLELKKYSPKLRRKVIFREVKK from the coding sequence GTGAGAGTGAACATTCTTTTGGCGTGTGAAGAGACAGGGGAAAGACTGTATTTGACGAGTAAAAACAGACGGAATAATCCGGAGCGGTTAGAATTGAAGAAGTATTCGCCAAAATTACGTCGTAAGGTAATTTTTAGAGAAGTGAAGAAGTGA
- a CDS encoding Fic family protein, giving the protein MSEENLNQIIDKYVGMNIAHPFIEGNGRSTRIWFDLMLKTG; this is encoded by the coding sequence ATGTCGGAAGAAAATCTCAATCAAATAATTGACAAATATGTAGGAATGAATATCGCTCATCCATTTATTGAAGGGAACGGTCGTTCTACACGAATATGGTTCGATTTAATGTTAAAAACAGGCTAA
- a CDS encoding carbohydrate ABC transporter permease, with protein MATQAPKKFNRSRRDSRNFFFLVAPAVFIFLLVIAIPFFLGVYYSFTDWGGVTQSETNFVGFKNYIQSFNDTRFQYSLMITVIFAIINVIVINFVSFGLAMLVSSKIKGRNLYRAGFFIPNLIGGLVLGYIWQFIYNQVFPAFGELIGSEWLMTNLFLGKPNLALSALVITNTWQYAGYIMMIYFAGLQAVPESLYESASLDGANWWSKLRHITIPMVMPAFTVSLFLTINNSFKIYDVNVSLTGGGPSIMWEGQAIKGTEFITMNIYNTASVENQLARGQARAVILFVILVVISLTQTTITKRQEVEM; from the coding sequence ATGGCAACACAAGCACCTAAAAAATTCAATCGTTCGCGACGTGATTCGCGAAACTTTTTCTTCTTAGTTGCCCCAGCGGTCTTTATTTTTCTATTAGTCATTGCGATTCCTTTTTTTCTAGGGGTATATTATTCGTTTACGGATTGGGGCGGAGTGACGCAATCAGAAACAAATTTTGTTGGCTTTAAAAATTATATTCAAAGTTTTAACGATACACGATTTCAGTATTCTCTGATGATTACGGTTATTTTTGCCATCATTAATGTCATTGTTATTAATTTTGTGTCGTTTGGCTTGGCTATGCTGGTTTCGAGTAAAATTAAGGGTCGTAATTTATATCGGGCGGGCTTTTTCATTCCCAACTTAATTGGTGGATTGGTCCTTGGTTACATTTGGCAATTTATTTATAATCAGGTCTTTCCAGCTTTTGGTGAACTGATCGGCAGTGAATGGCTGATGACGAATTTGTTCCTAGGAAAACCGAATTTGGCCTTGTCGGCTTTAGTCATAACCAATACGTGGCAGTATGCGGGTTATATTATGATGATTTATTTTGCGGGTCTACAAGCTGTACCTGAATCCTTATATGAGTCAGCTTCTTTAGATGGGGCGAATTGGTGGTCAAAACTGCGTCATATTACTATTCCGATGGTGATGCCTGCCTTTACGGTTTCACTTTTCCTGACAATAAATAACTCCTTTAAAATCTACGATGTGAACGTTTCGCTAACTGGAGGCGGACCGTCAATTATGTGGGAAGGTCAAGCGATTAAGGGAACGGAGTTTATTACCATGAATATTTATAATACAGCGTCGGTTGAAAACCAGTTAGCACGTGGGCAAGCCCGAGCAGTTATTTTATTCGTGATATTAGTCGTAATTAGTTTAACGCAAACAACCATTACGAAACGGCAGGAGGTTGAAATGTAA
- a CDS encoding amino acid ABC transporter ATP-binding protein, whose amino-acid sequence MAIVQVNGLKKSFGSNEVLKGIDLQVSSGEVVCIIGPSGSGKSTLLRCLNRLEKIDGGSVIINNVDINQKDININKVRENIGMVFQHFNLFPHLNVRENITLAPVELGILSKDEADKKALDLLNQVGLSEKINAYPNSLSGGQKQRVAIARALAMDPDIMLFDEPTSALDPEMVGDVLNVMKDLAAQGMTMVVVTHEMGFAREVGDRVVFMDGGYIVEVDTPDNIFNSPKEERTKSFLDKVLV is encoded by the coding sequence ATGGCAATCGTACAAGTTAATGGATTAAAGAAAAGTTTTGGTAGCAATGAAGTATTAAAAGGGATTGATTTACAGGTTTCTTCAGGTGAAGTTGTATGTATTATTGGACCATCCGGCTCTGGGAAATCAACTTTATTACGTTGCCTTAACCGTTTAGAAAAAATCGATGGCGGAAGTGTCATTATCAACAATGTTGATATTAATCAAAAAGATATTAATATCAATAAAGTGCGTGAGAATATTGGCATGGTATTTCAACATTTCAACTTGTTCCCTCATTTAAATGTCAGAGAAAATATCACATTGGCTCCAGTTGAGTTAGGGATTTTATCGAAAGATGAAGCGGATAAAAAAGCATTAGATTTACTTAATCAAGTTGGGTTATCTGAAAAGATTAATGCTTATCCAAATTCATTGTCTGGTGGGCAAAAACAACGGGTGGCGATTGCTAGAGCCCTTGCAATGGATCCTGATATTATGTTGTTTGATGAACCAACATCCGCTCTTGATCCTGAAATGGTTGGGGATGTGCTGAATGTAATGAAAGATTTAGCAGCCCAAGGGATGACCATGGTCGTTGTAACGCATGAGATGGGATTTGCTCGCGAAGTAGGGGACCGGGTTGTATTTATGGATGGTGGCTATATTGTAGAAGTTGATACGCCTGACAATATCTTTAATTCGCCTAAAGAAGAACGGACTAAATCATTCTTGGATAAAGTCTTGGTTTAA
- the rpmF gene encoding 50S ribosomal protein L32 produces MAVPKRKTSKAKKRARRTHDKLGVKGVSYDSLLGTFKRSHFIDPNGEYKGRKVLEKN; encoded by the coding sequence ATGGCTGTACCGAAAAGAAAAACATCAAAAGCGAAGAAACGGGCGCGTCGTACGCATGATAAATTAGGGGTTAAGGGTGTGTCTTATGATTCGTTGCTAGGGACATTTAAACGAAGCCACTTTATTGACCCTAATGGGGAGTATAAGGGTCGAAAGGTATTGGAGAAAAATTAG
- a CDS encoding CobW family GTP-binding protein, which translates to MNQIPVTVLIGFLGSGKTTLLNRLIEQSPNERIVVIINEFGDTGIDHDLVLENYDEQIYQMNNGCMCCILRQDLVEMFMGILNAQAKHDLQIDRIIIETSGLAEPSPIAQTIIRSNVLSEQLIIDSIITLVDTENFLYQVRNFTETVDQIAFADTIFLTKTDLVDDTKLALVKKTLFDINPFVDVKAIDVKSVAFDQVVGLDLFDRFTSGSELVEGDIDVMIARKEGKERLQHEHAHNHEDEHEHHHDHSHEHDGENEHHHEHSDVNAFTIIVDRPLVEQKFVYWLNMVTNIYGMDLLRYKGILNVEGFDRQVVLQGVNMAYSIDYGKEKVAENEPSKLVIIGKKLPEKVIRELFEETVVAV; encoded by the coding sequence ATGAATCAAATACCTGTTACGGTTTTGATTGGGTTTTTAGGCTCAGGGAAAACGACTTTATTGAATCGGTTAATCGAGCAAAGCCCGAATGAAAGAATTGTAGTCATTATAAATGAATTTGGAGATACTGGGATTGATCATGATTTGGTTTTAGAAAATTATGATGAACAAATTTACCAAATGAATAATGGGTGTATGTGCTGTATCCTACGACAAGATTTAGTTGAAATGTTTATGGGAATATTGAATGCGCAGGCTAAGCATGATTTACAAATTGACCGTATTATTATTGAAACCAGTGGGTTAGCTGAACCGAGTCCGATAGCTCAAACGATTATCCGATCAAATGTTTTGAGTGAGCAATTAATTATTGATAGCATTATTACTTTGGTGGATACAGAAAATTTCTTATATCAAGTTCGTAACTTTACTGAGACCGTTGATCAAATAGCTTTTGCGGATACTATTTTCTTAACGAAAACTGATTTAGTTGATGATACGAAGTTAGCCTTAGTCAAAAAAACCTTATTTGATATAAATCCCTTTGTGGATGTGAAAGCTATTGATGTTAAGAGCGTTGCTTTTGACCAAGTGGTTGGCTTAGATTTGTTTGACCGCTTTACAAGTGGATCTGAGTTGGTTGAAGGCGATATTGATGTTATGATAGCTCGTAAAGAGGGGAAAGAACGGCTACAACATGAACATGCCCATAACCATGAAGACGAACATGAGCATCATCACGATCATAGTCATGAGCATGATGGAGAAAATGAACATCATCATGAACATAGTGATGTTAATGCCTTTACAATCATCGTGGATCGTCCTTTAGTTGAACAAAAATTTGTTTATTGGTTAAACATGGTGACGAATATTTATGGCATGGATTTATTACGATATAAAGGGATTTTAAATGTTGAAGGTTTTGACCGTCAAGTGGTCTTGCAAGGCGTTAATATGGCGTACAGTATTGACTATGGAAAAGAGAAAGTAGCTGAGAATGAACCTTCAAAATTAGTTATTATTGGTAAAAAATTGCCTGAAAAAGTTATTCGTGAGTTATTTGAAGAAACAGTTGTGGCAGTTTAA
- the rpsN gene encoding 30S ribosomal protein S14: MAKQSKKQKALKQRQMVEQYAELRKQLKAEKNYAALAKLPKDSNPNRLKNRDLLDGRPRGYMRKFGLSRVNFRELAHKGQIPGVKKASW; the protein is encoded by the coding sequence ATGGCTAAGCAATCAAAAAAACAAAAAGCATTGAAACAACGTCAAATGGTTGAACAATATGCCGAATTACGTAAACAGCTAAAAGCTGAAAAAAATTATGCAGCTTTAGCAAAGTTACCGAAAGATTCTAACCCTAATCGTTTGAAAAATCGTGATTTATTGGATGGTAGGCCTAGAGGTTATATGCGAAAATTTGGTTTGTCACGTGTGAATTTTAGGGAGTTAGCTCACAAGGGACAAATTCCTGGGGTTAAAAAAGCAAGCTGGTAA